DNA from Acidobacteriota bacterium:
GGCTTCGCTCTCGAGTCCTTCGACGTGATCGGCGGCTTCCGCACGAGGTACCGCGCGGCGGGCGGCGAGGGCACGACGCCGGACGGATTCGTCTATCCGATGCCGTACAAGCAGGGACCTCCGGTGGATGCCTCGGGAGTCACGGCCGACGGTGAGGCCTTCGCCGGGATCGCGGAGTACAAGGAACTGCTCGGCAGGGACGTGGAACAGGTGGCGCGTCACCTCGTGTCCCGGCTTCTCGTCTACTCCACCGGCGCCGAGATCGAGTTCGCGGACCGGGACGGCGTCGAGGATGTCGTGGCGAAGCTCAGCGACGACGAGTATCCGTTCAGAACGATGATCCACGAGGTCACGAAGAGCGACCTCTTCAGGACGAGGTAGTGATGAACCTGAGACAGCCATTGGACCGCCGCACGTTCCTGCGCGCCTCGGGTGTCGCTCTCGCCTTGCCGATGCTCGAGTCGATGACCCCGGGGCTGGCGCACGCAGCGGCTGGCGGGCCCCGGCGAATGGTCAACATCTGCAACACGCTCGGTCTCTACAAGGAGGCCTGGTTTCCCAAGACGGCCGGCGCCGGCTACGAGACGACCGAGTATCTGTCGCTGCTCGAGAAGCACCGGGAGAACTTCACGCTGTTCTCCGGGTTCTCGCACGAGGAGCAGACCGGCCGCCAGCCGCACAACTCCGAGATCACCTTCCTGACGGCCGCCCGGCGACCCGGTCTCGACGGTTTCCGGAACACGATCTCGATGGACCAGGTGGCCGCGAATCATCTCGGGTACACGACCCGCTTCCCGTCCGTCGTGCTCGGCACGGCGGCTCCGCAGAGTCAGTCATACACCAGGAGCGGCGCCATGGTGCCGGCCCAGACGAGCCCGGCGAACCTGTTCCGGCAGTTGTTCCTGCAGGGCACCCCGGAGGAGGTCGAGCGCGAGAAGCAGAGCCTGAACGACGGCGGCAGCATCCTCGATCGGCTCAAGTCGCAGACTTCGGCGCTGCGACGGCGGGTGAGCCTGGCCGACCAGGTGAAGCTGGACTCCTACTTCAACGCGGTGCGCACGGCCGAACTCGACCTCGCCGAGGTCAAGGCCTGGCAGCAGAAGCCGAAGCCGGTGGTCGATGTCGAGCCGCCGGTCGACATTCCGTCGCGCTCGGATCTGATCGGCCGCATCAAGCTGATGTTCCGGATGATCCCGCTGATTCTGGAGACCGACTCGTCTCGCGTCATCAGCCTGATGATCCAGGATCACGGCGTTGTGATCGACGTCCCGGGCGTCAACTTCGATCAGCACAGCCTGTCGCATCACGGCCAGGATCCGGCGAAGATCGCGCAGCTCAAGAAGATCGAGACCGAGATCGTCGAGAGTTTCGACGATCTCCTGACCGACCTGGGGGAGCGCGGTGACGGCAACGGTTCGCTGCTCGATAACACGGCGGTGCTGTTCGGCAGCAACCTTGGCAACGCGAACTCCCACGAGCCGAAGGACCTGCCGATCCTGGTCGCCGGCGGCGGCTTCAGCCACGGCCAGCACATCGTCCACGAGGGCGGGCACAACGCGCCGCTCTGCAACCTGTACGTGACCTTGTTGCAGTCGATGGGCGTCGAGACGGACTCCTTCGGTCAGAGTTCCGGCACGCTGACCTGGGCCTAGCTCTGATCTACCGCTCCCAGCAGATCCGTGGTGAACGAGGAAAGCGCGGTAAGTTCACCGCATTGGGCCGGGTTGTTCACCGCCAAACCGTCGGAGACGTCGATCTGCGAACCGGCGCTCTCGAGAACTCCTAACGGGCCGATCTCGCCCGTCGTAGGCGCTCGACCTCTGCGGTCTCGAGTCCGGCGAGGTCGGCTGCGGCGCGCTGCACCTTGAGCACGGCTTCGACGATGTCGTCGACGTCGGTCTCCGTGCCGAGCAGGACTTGGTGGGGCAACCAGACGGACTCGCGGTACGCGGCGCGCTCGGCGTTCGGGCAGTCTGCTGTCGGCGCGTTCACCAGAGCCGCGCTCCACGTCGGGTAGCGGTCCGGGTCGGGGCGAAGAAGTTCGCTCATGGGCAGCGACTCGTAGAAGCGCCCGTCGGCCGGAACGCCTTCGGCCTGAAGGGCCGCGACGAAGACGTCGCGGTCGATGCCGCTGAAGGCGTTGCTGTCGAAACGGAACACAAACTGGTAGATGGCCTGGGTCGTCACGCGAGAGTCGATGCCGAGATTCGTGAGCCCGTCGATGTCCTCGATCGCCGCGCGCAGACGCTGGGCGTTGGCGGCGCGGACCTCGTGCTGGTGGTCGAGCCGCTCGAGCTGCACTTCCAGGATCGCCGCCTGCAGATCGGTCATCCGGTAGTTGTGGCCGATCACCGCGGCGGGCTCCGCGGCTCCAGAACGCTGACGGCCGCAGTTCACCAAGGCGTGGAGGCCGTCGAGCACCGCGTCGTCAGACGTGGTCACGATGCCACCCTCGCCCGCGGTCATCAGCTTCGAGGTCTGGAAGCTGAAGGAGCCGGCATCGCCCCAGGAGCCGACGCCGCGCCCGCGCCAGCGGGCGCCGTGGGCGTGGGCGCAGTCCTCGAGCACGGCCAGTCCGTGCTTCTCGGCGAGCGACGCGATCGCATCGAGGTCGGCGATCGTCATCGCCAGATGCACCGGCACGATCGCCTGGGTGCGCTCCGTGACCAGGTTCGCGGCCGACTCGACATCGATGCACCAGGTCTCCTGGTCGATGTCGGCGAACACCGGCACGCAGCCCGCGAACAGGGCGGCCGAGGCGGTCGCCTCGAAGGTGTAGGCCGGCACGATGACCTCGGCGCCCGGTTCAACGCCCATCGCCTGGAGCGCGACTTCGAGCGAGACCGTACCGTTCGCCACGCACAGGGCGTGTTCGCTGTCGTGGCGTTCGGCGAAGGCGGCGGCGAAGGCGGCCGAGCGCTCGTTCGGCAGCGGGAAGCCGCCCCAGTCGCCGTCCCGGAGCGCCTCGATCAGGGCCCGCTCCTCATCCGCGCCGCGAGCCGGCCATTGGGGCCACGCCTCGGCGCGGACCGGAGTGCCGCCGAGCAGGGCGAGCTTGGTGGAGGATCCGCGGCCGGCCACGCGGCGACGCTACCAGCGCGCGAAGGAGGTCTGCGTGCCGTGCCTGGTCACGGAGTCGCTGGCGTAGCGGACGCCGAAGGCCGCGGCCTCGTGGCTACCGGAGGTGGCAAGCATGGCGGCGGCGAAGGCGCCGTTGAAGGCGTCGCCGGCACCGGTCGTGTCGACCGCGTCGACCTGCGGCGCGGGGATCAACTCCGCCGGCGACCCCGGCTTCGCGACCAGGACTCCGGCCGGGCCCAGGGTCAGGATCGCGCCGCGGTAGCCGAGCCTGAGCAACTCGGCCGCGGCGTCGGCGGCGCTGCCGGCGTCGATCCGCTCACCGGTCCGGCCCAACAGCACCGCGCACTCCACTTCGTTCGGTGTGATCCAGTCGATGTGCCGGGGATCGAGTCCCGGGTCGCTCGCCTCGTCGATGGGCGCCGGGTTCCAGATCACCGGTACGCCCGCGCCGTGAGCGCGTTCGACGGCGCTCCGGACACCGTCTGCCGGGGTTTCGTTCTGGATCAGGAGCAGCCCCGCTTCCTCGATCGGCGTCGCGGCCAGCGCGTCCGCAGTCAGCCGGCTGTTCGCCCCTGGCGAGTTCATGATCCGGTTGTCGCCGGTGCCGGCCTCGACCCAGACGGCTGAGAGACCGGTGTGGCAGTCGTCGAGGACGAGAAGGTAGCGGGTGTCGAGTTCGTCTTCTTCAAAGACGCGCCGTTGGGCTGCGGCGTGGGCGTCGTTGCCGACCGCGCCGCCGAAGAGAACGGGCGGTGCGGCGTTGCCGAGGTGGCCGCGGCAACGCACGGCGGCCACCGCCTGGTTCGCGCCCTTGCCGCCGCAGGACTCGAACAGCTCGGTGCCGGAGATCGTCTCGCCGGCCTGGGGCAGGCGAGCATGCCGGAAGATCAGGTCGTAGTTGACCGAGCCGATGACGAGCAGGGGGCCGGCCAAGAGTTCAGCCCGTGTCCCAGCGCAGGCGCGTGGCGCCGATCGAAAAGGCGACGACTCCGATGGCCACCAGCACGGCGCAGGGCAATAGCATCTCGCTCAGCGTGAAGCCGCGCCAGATCGCGCCCTCGTACGCCATCAGCGTCCACTTCATCGGGCTGACGTTGCCGAGGGTCTGCATCCACTCCGGCATCAGGAACAAGGGCACCATGCCGCCGCCGAGCATGGTGAAGGGAAGCGCGATGCCCCATCCGACTCCGGCGGCCGCCTGCTCCGTGCGACCGATGACGCTGAGCACCATCATGATTCCGCAGAAGCAGATCGAGCCGCAGAGAAGGGCCAGAGCGAGAAGTGGATAGGAAGTGGGCGTCACGTCGAACACGGTGATACCGAGCGTGATCAGGGCGGAGCTCGTGAACAGGGTTGCGCCGAGGCAGGCCAGTCCCTTGGCGGCCAGGAGTTGACGGGCCGTGATCGGTGCCACCAGCAGCCGCATCAGCGTGCCGCGGCTCCGCTCGATCGCGATCGACATGCTGAAGGACACGGAACCGCCGATCAGGGTCCAGAGCATGGCCTGCGCGAAGGAGGTGGCGTAGGAGTTGGTGGGTCCACGTCTCTGCGCCTGGACCTGGGTCTGTTCGATCTCGAGTGGAGGGCCGAATCCGCCGGTCGCGCCCGTCGTGACCGAGTCCAGCCCCGCTTCGTCGATCAGCACCGGAATGCGGGGGATCTGGTCGAGAACGTTCAGGAGGTCGTCGCGGGCCTCCGAGGGAGGGCTGAACTGCTCGATCAGGCGCCGGTTCTGCTCGTTGGTTACGGACATGCGGGAGGGATCGCTCATGAACGCCTGCAGTTCGGCTCCGGCCGCTTCGAGCAGGACGCCGCGGACCATCCCGGCAGCGGCGAACTGCGTTGGATCGACGCTCATCTCGACTTCGGGTGTCGCCACGAAGGGATTGTCCAGGGCGGCCCCGAAGCCGGGCCTCAAGGTGACCAGGACGGCGGTCTGGCCCCGGCGCACCTGCTCCAGCGCCTGGTCGCCTGGAATCCGCTCGATGGCGAGTCCGCCGGCGGCCTCGAGCCTCCCGACGAAGCGCGCTGAACCGGCGGTCCTGTCCGCGTCGACCAGGGCGATCGGAATACTCGCCGGTCCGCGGCTCAGGCCGGCGAACATGGCGCCGAAGAAGATCGCCATCATCAACGGGAAGAAGATCGTGAAGAAGAAGCCCAGCTTGTCCCGGAAGAGGATGTGGATGTCCTTCGCGGCCATTGCGACGATCTTGTTCACGGTGTTCTCCCTGGCGGCTCTAGTCCCGCAGCGCTCTGCCGGTGAGATTGAGGAAGACTGTTTCCAAATCCGGCGGCAGGTACTGGAAGTGGTCCACCGCCTGCCGGGCCTGGAGTTCGGCGAGCGTTGCGAGCGGATCGGTCGTCTCGTGGCGTGACTCGCCGTCGCCGGTCCGGACCTCCAGGTTGCCGGGACCGCCATGGGCCGCGATCAGTGCCGGCACCGTGTCGAGTGCCATCAGCCGGCCGTGATCGATGATTGCGACCCGGTCGCAGAGACGCTGGGCCTCTTCCATGTAGTGGGTGGTGTAGACGACCTGCTTGCCTCCGTCCCTGAGCTGTTCGACGCGCTCGAAGATCGCGTTCCTCGATTGGGGATCGACGCCGACCGTCGGCTCGTCGAGGAGCACGAGCTCCGGGTCGTGGATGATCGCGACCGCCAGGTTGAGTCGCCGCTGCATGCCGCCGGAGTACTTGGATACGACTTTCTTCCCGACGTCCGTCAGATCGGCGAAGTCGAGGCAGGCGGCGACGCGTTCTTCCAGGTCGGTTCCCCGGAGACCGTGCAGGCGGCCGAAGAAGCGCAGGTTGTCGGCGCCGCTGATCTGCTCATAGAGGGCGATCGACTGCGGGGCCAGACCCAGGGACCTGCGGTTCTCCGCGTCGCGCGGGTTCCGGTCGAAGGCCTCGTCCGCGAAACGGACCACCCCTTCGTCCGGTTCGAGCAGACCGACCGCCATGTTGATCGCCGTCGTCTTGCCGGCGCCGTTGGGCCCAAGCAGCCCGAACACTTCGCCGGCCTCGAGTTCGAAGGACAGGTCGTCGACCGCGCGCAGGTCGCCGAAGCACTTGCTGACATGGTCGAACACGAGCATGACGTCGTCAGCTTCCTGTTACGGAAGGCTGCGTTGCTTGTTGCGGCCGGGTCACGATTGGCGTGACCGCGGCGAAAGGCATCCGCGGTCAGATGGCGAGCGTATCGCCCGGCGCCATGACCTTGACTTCGACGCCGGCTGGCGCGAAGTCGGCAGGGTCCTGCGCGATCGGCGGCCAGGTTCCGTAGTGGATCGGGATCGCTACCGGCGCGCCGATCAGTTCGGCTGCCTTCGTTGCCAGTTCCGGACCCATCGTGAAGCGGTCGCCGATCGGTACGCAGGCGGCGTCCGGCCTGTAGATCTCGCCGATCAGCTTCATGTCGCCGAAGAGCCCCGTGTCGCCGCAGTGGTAGACCGTCTTGCCGCCCATGTGAACGACCAGGCCGCAGGGCATCCCCATGTACTGCCCTTCGAAGGACGAGGAGTGAAAGGCGTGGGTGAAGGCGACCCAGCCGAACGGCGCCTCGATCCTGCCGCCGGGGTTGCCGGGGTTCACGTTGTCGTGCCCCTGCTCCTGCAGGTAGTTGCACATCTCGAACGCGGCGATCACGTTCGCGTTGTTGGCCTGGGCGATGGCCAAGGTGTCGCCGAAGTGGTCCGCGTGGCCGTGGGTGAGGGCGATGGCGTCGCACCTGACGTCGCCGGCCGCCATCGTCGCTACCGGATTGCCGGTGAGGAAGGGGTCGATGGCCAGAGTGTGCTCCCCGTCGCTCATCAGGAAGCCGGAATGGCCGAGGAAGGTGAGTTCGAGCGTCATGGCGTGGTTCCTCCCTTGGGGGGCGGCGTTCGTTGGACGGGCGGTCGCTCTACTCCGCCTGTTCGGCGGGTAGATGGACGACCAGGCCGTCCAGTTCCTCGGTCACTCGGATCTGGCAGCTCAGGCGGCTCGTGGGGCGCACGTCGATGCCGTACTCGAGCGTGAACTCTTCCTCCTCGTGGCGGGGACCGACCGCCTTGACCCAGGCTTCGTCGATGTAGACGTGGCAGGTGCTGCAGGAGCAGTTGCCGCCGCAGGCCGCGACGATGCCGTCGATGTCATTGTCGACCGCGCTTTCCATGACGGAGTCTCCGACCGGCGCGTCGACCACGCGCGAGCCGCCGTCCTGGTCGATGTAGGTGATCTTCGGCATCTGGCCCGTCCGCGTCGTTGATGGGCGGAGGCAACTGCCGCCGCCGACGGATCGGGAGTCTATTCGACCGGCCGGTCGTTCGGGGGGCCTCGATCGCGGCGGCGACTCAGTCGACGAAGCGCTGGGCGATCCAGCTTCCAATCAGATCGAGAACCTCGGGCGCCATCGTCTCCTCGATCTGGGCGTACTCGTTGGGTGATCCACTGCCGGCGGTCTGGAACAGGTGGTTCATCTCCGGAAAGCGGCGCACGGTGATGTCCCGGTTGCCGGAGCCGGCGAACGCGGTTTCCATGGCGGACTGGTTCTGATCGGCGTCTACCTGGGTGTCCTTGCCGCCGAACAGGGCGAGCGTCGGCACGGCGAGCCCTCCCAGGGCGGGCTGCGGGTCGTAGCGGATGAAGAACCGGAACCAGGGACTGAGGTTCGTTTCGACTGCGGCCGACAGGGCAGTTTCCAGGTCCTCGCCGCTGAGTTGGGCGGTCTCGGGCGAGGCCGCCATCTGCTCTTCCGCGACCTGTCGCAGAGCGGCTTCCGCCTCGGCGCGAGGCATGTCGGAGGCGATGATCTGAAGTCCCTTGTCCTGAAGGGCGGCGAGTTCCTCGATCATCTCCGCCGGGGCGCCGTCCGCCGCCGCGATTCTCCGGAGCTGCTGGCGCAGCAGGTCGCCGCCGGGCACCCCCGGTCCGGCCAGCAGGACGGCGTACGCGATCGTGCCGGGCTCGACCCGGTTGAGCGCCAGCGGGGCCACGAGACCGCCCTCGGAGATGCCGATCAAGCCGACGCGCTCCGGGTCGATCCGGTCGTGACCGCGCAGGAAACGCACGCCGAAGAGAACGTCGTTCGCCTTGTCCCGGGATGTCGACTGCCAGGTGCTGCCGGTTGAACCGCCGATGCCGCGGTCGTCGACCCGCAGGACGGCGATGCCGAGCCGGGTCAGGTGATCCGCGAGCACGAGGAAGGGCTTGTGGCCGGCGAGTTCGAGATCGCGGTTCAGGGCGCCGCTGCCGCTGATCAGCAGCGCGGCCGGGACCTCTTCGTCGCCCGGCGGCAGGGTGAGGGTGCCGGCGATCTTCACGTCCCGGGCTGTGTACTCGACTTCCTCGGCGTCGTACGGGAAGGGCGGCTCCGGCTCCTGCGGACGCGACGGCGCCTTGACCTCGACCGCTTCCCGCCCCAGTCTGAACGGGAGCCGGGCCGGGCCCTGGCTGAACTCTCCCGTGATCTCGCCGGCGGCCAGCGTGCCTTCGAAGGTCGGCTCGCCGGGTACGCCTTGCATCGTGAAACGGACCGCGCCGCTGTCAGTGTCCACGCTGACGTCCGACAGCGGCAAGCCGTCGGCGCCCTGGGCGGGGATGTCGATGGTCCCCGACCATGCGCCGTCGGTCTCCGCCAGGTCCACCATGACGACGAGCGCCTGGCCAGGAGTCTCGATCGAACCTTCCCAGTGGCCCGCGGCGTCGACGGTCTGGGCCGCGAGCGGCATCACGGTAGCCAGCACTGACGTGAGTGCGACGGGGACGGCCGTCTCTACGATCCGGCAGATTCGGACTGCGATCATGGGGCGCTCCTTTTCGGTTCTCGGAATCGTAGACGCGCTCGAAGCACTTCAGGTTGCAAGTCGCGTACGTGCTAGTGCGACTCTTCGATCCGATACAGATGCGTGCCGGTGCGGACGAGGAAGGCGCCGTCCGAGACGGCGATGGAGGCAAGGGTCGAGCCGTCGATTTCGTTGCGGGCCAGCTGCTCGAACTCGGGGCCGGGTTCGATGACCGTAGTGACCCCTTCCTCGTTCTGGAAGTAGATCCGGCCTCCGGCGAAGACCGGTGAAGCGGAGTGGTTGCCGCCGAGCCGCTGTTGCCAGTGGATGTCGCCGGTCAAGGCGTCGATGCAGGTGGCGATGCCGGAGTCGGTCACGGTGTAGAGCTCATCGCCGACCAGAATCGGCGACACCGTCAGCGGGGCGCCGCGGCGGAGGCGCCACGCGACCTCCGAGTCCGTCACGTCCCCTTTGCCGGTCGGGCGGACCGCGAGCAGCACGGGTTCGTTGAAGCCGGTCGACAGGTAGACGAGGCCGTGGCCGTGGACCGGCCGGGAGACGTTGGAGAAGCCGCCCGGATACTCGACTTGCCAGATCTCACGGCCGGTCGCCGGCTCGTGCGCCGAGGCGCGGAAAGCGCTGACGTTGACGATCTGCGGTGTGTCCCCCACCTCGATCGCGAGCGGCGTGGAGTAGGCCTGCGAGATCGGCGAAGGCCTCACGGATCGCCAGCGCTCCTCGCCGGTCTCGGCGTCTACCGCGACCAGGAAAGCGGTGTCGTAGCCGTCGATGCTGACGATGAGCAGCCCGTCGTGGAGGATCGGCGAGCCGCCGTTTCCGTGTTGCGACGTGTAGGGAAAGCGGGTTCGCCAGAGCACTCCGTCTCTCCGCTCGCCGGCGACGGCGACTGCCGCCGTGCCCCGGGGGCCGAAGTGGACGTAAACGCGTTCGCCATCCGGATCGATGACCGGCGTGGGAGAGGCGAAGCTGTTCTTCTGGTTGAGGAGCGTCGTGTCGGGAATCGCGAACACCTCGACGTCCATCGCGGTGGCGCCGCGGGCCACGTCGTACGCGAGCAGTCGCAGCGATGTTCCGGCGTCGCGATCGGTCACCGCCGTTGTCAGCCAGGCCCGACCGCCACCGATCACCGGCGACGACCAGCCGCGGCCCGGGACCGGCACTTTCCAGGCGATATTCTTCGTCTCGCTCCAGGTCAGAGGCACCGACTCGTCCGGCGCGTGCCCCTGCCCGGTCGGTCCCCGGAACTGCGGCCAGTCACCGGCGTAAGCGGAGGCAACCGCGGACAGGGCCAGTGCCGTACCGAGCGCCGTTCGGACGCTCAGCGCAGGTTTTCCGCGAGCGCTTTGCATTCCTTCCATCGAAAGCACGTCGTCGTGTGGTCGTTCACCATGCCCACGGCCTGCATGAAGGCATAGCAGATCGTCGGACCAACGAAGCGGAATCCGAGCTTCTTGAGCGCCTTGCTCATCGCCTCGGAGGCCGGGGTCGCCGCGGGAACGTCCTCGAGCCGGCGCCAGGCGTTGATGACGGGCTTGCCGCCGGTGAAGTCCCACAGGAAGTCCGAGAACTGCACGCCCGATTCGCGGAGGTCCAGCCACACGCGTGCATTCGAGATCGCCGCGTTCACCTTGAGGCGGTTGCGCACGATGCCGGGATCCTGCAGGAGCGACGCGACCTTCTTCTCGTCGTAGCGCGCGACGCGCTCCGGATCGAACTCGTCGAACGCGCGCCGGTACCCTTCACGCTTCCTGAGGATCGTGTACCAGCTCAGCCCGGCCTGGGCGCCCTCCAGCACCAGCATCTCGAAGAGCCGGCGGTCGTCGTGAAGCGGAACGCCCCACTCCTCGTCGTGGTAAGCGATGTAGAGCGGGTCGTCGTTGACCCAGTCGCAGCGTGTACGCCCCGACACTACGGGTAGTAACCGCGAATCGTTCGCGCCCTCGCGCCCCTCTCGTCGATCACGACTTCGACCCGGCGGAAGGCATCGGAGGGCGCCGTGCTCGAGGACTGGTAGGCGAGGAAGTACTTCGAGCGCAGTTCAAGGCCGATCTGGTCGTACACGGCGGCGAGTTCGCTCGTGTTCTCCACGAAGAAGGCGCGGCCGCCGGTCTCCAGCGCCAGCTGTTCCAGCACCTTCTTCGGGCTCTCCTTCGCCTTCCTGGGGAGGGCCAGGCCGATCGCGTAGATGGCGGCTTCCGAGCGGCGGGCGTACTCCAGGGCGTCGTCGAGGTCGTAGCGGCTGTGTTCGTCGACGCCGTCCGAGAGCAGTAGCACGGCGCGCTGGCCGGGCAGCCCGTTCAGGTGGTACAGGGTGAAGATGAGGCTGTCGTAGAGCGCCGTGCCGCGCTCGGCGCGAAGCCCCATCAGGCCCTTGGCGAACTCGATCCGGTCGCGGGTGAAGGGCGAAGCGAGGTGCGGCCGGTCGTTGAAGGTCACGATGGAGAGTTCGTCGCGTTCGGTGATCACCTGCTGGAAGAAGTCGGCGGCGGCCTTGACCGACTCGGCGAGGCGTTCCTCCATCGAGGCCGAGACGTCGAGCAGGATGGTCCCCACGAGCGGCGTGTCGTCGACCCGTTCGAATCGGAGGATCTCCTGGGGCACGCCGTCTTCCAGCACCTGGAAAGCGCCCTGGCCGAGGTCGAGCAGTGGCCGGCGGTCGCGGTCGTCGACCGTTGTGTAGAGCTCGACGAAGTCGACCTGGACTTCTTCGAGGGTCGCCGGTCCGTTGATGATCGCCGTGTCCTCGACGAAGGCCGCCGGCCCTTCGGCGTCGAGCAGCTTGCCGACGATCCGGATGATCGTGAGCTCCCGTCCGCCGGGCAGTTCGATGGGGACGCTGAAGGGCTCCTCGTAGAGCGTGGCCACCTGGTCGGCGTTGCGGAAGACCTGGAGCTCCTCCAGGCTGCGGCCCTCGGGTACGGTGACCTGCGCTCGCATGCGAAGGCTGTTGCTGTAGTCATTGCCGGGGATCGGTTCGATGATCCGGACGTCGAAGCGGTGAGGAGAACCGTTGATCAGGTAGGAGTCGCTGGCGATCTGGCTGCGTTCGACGTCGTAGGCGATCGCGCGCAGCATCTGGCTGCGGGGAAGTTCGCCGAGCCGCACGTCGACGCTGTAGGGCGCCCGCCTGGTCGTGAACAGGTCCTTGTCGTCGAGCGTGAAGCGCACCCTGTCGACCGGGCCGGTGACCGCCGTGTCGAAGCGCAGGTAGCCGGAGACGAGTTCGCCACCCGGCGGGATGATCCGGATCGTCGGCTCGCCGGAGGCCAGCGAACGGTTCGCCTCGGCGAAGATCGGCTCCAGGTCGGCCTCCGTCCAGCCCGCGGCCGCTTCGACCCTCGGCACCTCGAGCGGTTCGGCGTGGCGCCATACCGCGTCGCCGTTCAGGTCGTCGACGCGCAGGATCAGCTTGTACTCGCCGGGGCGCAGATAGCGCTGGGCGACGAGCGGCATGGCCGGCTGCGTTTCACCGGTGGCCTCGCCGCCTTCGACCGGGAACTCGAACCGGTAGCGGAAGCTCTCGAACAGGCGGTCGGCGCCGGTGTCCGTGTCCGCCCGCAGGACCTCCCCGATCAGCTCGAAGGCGTAGGAGCGG
Protein-coding regions in this window:
- a CDS encoding PQQ-binding-like beta-propeller repeat protein; this encodes MQSARGKPALSVRTALGTALALSAVASAYAGDWPQFRGPTGQGHAPDESVPLTWSETKNIAWKVPVPGRGWSSPVIGGGRAWLTTAVTDRDAGTSLRLLAYDVARGATAMDVEVFAIPDTTLLNQKNSFASPTPVIDPDGERVYVHFGPRGTAAVAVAGERRDGVLWRTRFPYTSQHGNGGSPILHDGLLIVSIDGYDTAFLVAVDAETGEERWRSVRPSPISQAYSTPLAIEVGDTPQIVNVSAFRASAHEPATGREIWQVEYPGGFSNVSRPVHGHGLVYLSTGFNEPVLLAVRPTGKGDVTDSEVAWRLRRGAPLTVSPILVGDELYTVTDSGIATCIDALTGDIHWQQRLGGNHSASPVFAGGRIYFQNEEGVTTVIEPGPEFEQLARNEIDGSTLASIAVSDGAFLVRTGTHLYRIEESH
- a CDS encoding DNA-3-methyladenine glycosylase I; translated protein: MSGRTRCDWVNDDPLYIAYHDEEWGVPLHDDRRLFEMLVLEGAQAGLSWYTILRKREGYRRAFDEFDPERVARYDEKKVASLLQDPGIVRNRLKVNAAISNARVWLDLRESGVQFSDFLWDFTGGKPVINAWRRLEDVPAATPASEAMSKALKKLGFRFVGPTICYAFMQAVGMVNDHTTTCFRWKECKALAENLR
- a CDS encoding VWA domain-containing protein; amino-acid sequence: MRSRVLIRAFLIAIVALILASGTASAARKKRPPCQDGRQPAVENLPPHHRQWTEEVALLLSDEEIQSFLCLSQDYQRDAFIAEFWKARDPYPDTARNEFREHWSERLSMVRQLFENTDDERARYYLLNGPPGVHVEICPRRSATSIEAWFYGFQDLSEVMGAIFSRRLRPDQYAVIFYRRLGVGPWRAWYPSEELSISSLQPGGRLDLPGAGIGGLRREDLGAGCKEEELGYALRIIQILNDWGGMLGFFYERMIGEKLEPIEAPSDEWLRTFESYSTDLPSGAPELAAALDVSFPGRKESRTVVQTLVQVEAEGATLADLAGARSYAFELIGEVLRADTDTGADRLFESFRYRFEFPVEGGEATGETQPAMPLVAQRYLRPGEYKLILRVDDLNGDAVWRHAEPLEVPRVEAAAGWTEADLEPIFAEANRSLASGEPTIRIIPPGGELVSGYLRFDTAVTGPVDRVRFTLDDKDLFTTRRAPYSVDVRLGELPRSQMLRAIAYDVERSQIASDSYLINGSPHRFDVRIIEPIPGNDYSNSLRMRAQVTVPEGRSLEELQVFRNADQVATLYEEPFSVPIELPGGRELTIIRIVGKLLDAEGPAAFVEDTAIINGPATLEEVQVDFVELYTTVDDRDRRPLLDLGQGAFQVLEDGVPQEILRFERVDDTPLVGTILLDVSASMEERLAESVKAAADFFQQVITERDELSIVTFNDRPHLASPFTRDRIEFAKGLMGLRAERGTALYDSLIFTLYHLNGLPGQRAVLLLSDGVDEHSRYDLDDALEYARRSEAAIYAIGLALPRKAKESPKKVLEQLALETGGRAFFVENTSELAAVYDQIGLELRSKYFLAYQSSSTAPSDAFRRVEVVIDERGARARTIRGYYP